The genomic segment GCGCCAATCGCGTCGACTTCGAGGAGCTGGCGCCCGACATCGACACCTTCCTCGGTCAGGCGGCGTACCTGCAGCTCGGCTTCTTCGAGACGCTGACCGAGCAGATCCAGACCATCCCCGAGCTCGCCGAGAAGGAGGCGGTCTCGCGCGCCGCCGGAGCCGCGCTGACCAAGCACGAGGCGCTCGTCGCGCTCATCAGGGAGCGTGGCGACGATCCGACGGAGATCATGCGCCCCTTCCGCGAGCCGCTGGACGCCTTCCGCGCCGCGACGCACGGGGTGCGTACGCCGGAGACGCTGCTGTCGGTGCACATCACCGCCGGCCTCCTGGACGACTTCTACCTGGCGCTGTCCGCGAGCTACGGCGACACCGGCGACCGTGTGGCCCGCGTCCTGCTGGCGGACTCCGATCGCCAGGCGATCGTCGAGCTGATCGCCGATACCATCGCCAGCGACCCCGAGTGGCGATCGCTGCTGGCGTTGTGGGGGCGCCGGCTGGTCGGCGACACGCTCCTCATCGCGCGCGCGGCCCTGCGTCCCACCGAGTTCGGCCGCGCCGATCAGCAGAAGGTCGAGCCGGTGTTCACCGAGCTGATGGCGGCGCACTCGCGGCGCATGGACGCCATGGGGCTGGCCGCCTGAGTCGGCGGTCAGCCGATCCCGAGACGCGCCTTCTCGCGCGCGTCATGGCCCACGCGGGCACGTGAGACGAAAATCACGACCGGATACGTCACGACGACGGGCACCACCAGCGCCGCCAGCCACGGCCACACGGTGTCGATGCCGACGCCCAGCCAGGTGAGGATCGACCAGGCCGCCCCCGCCGACACCGCGCCGATCATGGGCGCGAGCACGGCGCCGCGGGTGAGCCGCTGGTGCAGCTGGAAGTGGATGCCGGTGCCGATGACCGCACCGAGGATGAAGGCGATGAGGATCTGCACGGCAGGGCCCCGGATCAGGCGACGAAGCCGACGCGGCGCGACTCCTCGGAGCCGAGTTCGACGTAGGCCAGGCCCGCGGTGGGGACGATGTACGAGTTGCCCTTCGCATCCGCGAACGTCACATGCGTGGCCCCGGCGTCCAGCGCCGCGGCGACGGACTTCTTGACGTCGGCCGCCGGCTCGTTCGTCTCGAAGTTGAGCTCGCGGCCGGTGTTCGCGATGCCGATGCGGATCTCCACGTGACTGACCTCCTGCGCGGGGCTCAGGGCTCCCCGGGCGCATGGCAACTCTACGACAACACTGCGAGGCATCCGGTCGTCGCCGAAACGCTCTGGGCGAACGGTCGGATGTCGGTCGCGCGGGTTACCGTCGAGGCATGGGTACCGAACGCGGTGAGCGCGCGCCGCTCGCCTTCGACGCGCAGCAGCGTGCCGTGATCGCGCTGCCCGGGACCGCCTCCGGCGTCGTGGTGGGCGCGCCGGGAACCGGCAAGTCGGCGACGCTCGTCGCCCGCGTGGCGGCTCTGGTCGACGCGGGCGCCGATCCCGACACACTGCTCGTCCTCACGCCGTCGCGCCAGACGGCGACGTCGCTGCGCGATCGCCTCGGGCTGGCCGTGCAGGTCGCCACGAGCGGACCGCTGGCGCGATCGGTCGCCTCCTACGCCTTCCACCTCGTCCGCGCGCACGCGGTGGCGGTCGACGCCGAGCCGCCGCAACTTCTCACGGGTGGCGACGAGGACCAGATCATCCGCGACCTCCTCGAGGGCGACGACGAGGACGAGGCCGCCGGGGTGCTGCGCTGGCCCGACTGGCTGGGGCCGGCGATCCGCAATACGGCCGGGTTCCGCACCGAAGTGCGAACGTTCCTCGCCGAGTGCACGACTCTCGGAATCGACCCGCGGCGCCTGCGCGACCTGGGTGAGCGGCACGAGCTGCCGGCGTGGGTGGCGCTGTCGTCCTTCTACGCCGAGTACCTGCAGGTGCGCGACGGCATGCGCGGCGCCCATCGCGATGCCGCCGGGCTGGTGCGCGAGGCGGTCGGGCTGCTGCGCACGTCACCTGCGGGAGCGCCCGCCCTCGACCGGGCGCGGGTGGTGCTCGTCGACGACGCG from the Microbacterium atlanticum genome contains:
- a CDS encoding ferritin-like fold-containing protein, which translates into the protein MVKWFWERRDTGRKLQLRSRDELSGANRVDFEELAPDIDTFLGQAAYLQLGFFETLTEQIQTIPELAEKEAVSRAAGAALTKHEALVALIRERGDDPTEIMRPFREPLDAFRAATHGVRTPETLLSVHITAGLLDDFYLALSASYGDTGDRVARVLLADSDRQAIVELIADTIASDPEWRSLLALWGRRLVGDTLLIARAALRPTEFGRADQQKVEPVFTELMAAHSRRMDAMGLAA
- a CDS encoding DUF3107 domain-containing protein, translated to MEIRIGIANTGRELNFETNEPAADVKKSVAAALDAGATHVTFADAKGNSYIVPTAGLAYVELGSEESRRVGFVA